A genome region from Labilibaculum antarcticum includes the following:
- a CDS encoding acyl-CoA dehydrogenase family protein: MLPYLNDEHDTIRKAVRDFAERDIKPLAQELDEKEEFSIELTQKMGEMGLFGMTLPEKYGGHNTDYLSYIIAVEEIARVDGSHAATLAAHNSLGIGPLYEFGNEEQKLKYLPGLCSGKELWAFGLTEPEAGSDSRGSKTFAKDKGDRWEINGSKIFITNGSTPLCSGVTVQAVTAIKGNEKEFTTFIVEKGTSGWTSKAMHGKMMWRASDTSEMFFDDCSIPKENILGVRGMGSKVMLKTLDSGRLSIAAMGLGCAQGAYELALAYAKERKQFGKTLSKFQAISFKLADMALKIELARNLLYKACWLKDIGEEYGKEAAMAKLYCSEIAKEVADEAVQIHGGYGLMKEYPVERFYRDQRLLQIGEGTSEIQRMVISRYIGC; encoded by the coding sequence ATGCTTCCATATTTGAATGATGAACATGATACGATAAGAAAGGCTGTTCGGGATTTTGCCGAACGGGATATAAAACCATTGGCTCAGGAACTAGACGAGAAAGAGGAGTTTTCTATTGAATTAACCCAAAAAATGGGCGAAATGGGATTGTTTGGCATGACACTTCCTGAAAAATATGGAGGACATAATACCGATTATTTGTCTTATATAATTGCAGTTGAGGAAATTGCAAGGGTTGATGGTTCGCATGCAGCCACACTTGCGGCTCATAATTCGTTGGGAATTGGCCCATTGTATGAATTTGGCAATGAAGAGCAAAAATTAAAATATCTACCCGGACTTTGTTCTGGTAAAGAACTGTGGGCGTTCGGATTGACAGAACCTGAAGCTGGTTCTGATTCCCGGGGATCAAAAACATTTGCAAAAGACAAAGGTGATCGTTGGGAGATTAACGGTTCGAAAATCTTTATTACAAATGGATCAACTCCTTTGTGTTCGGGTGTAACAGTTCAGGCGGTTACAGCAATAAAGGGTAATGAAAAAGAATTCACGACTTTTATTGTAGAAAAAGGAACATCTGGCTGGACATCCAAAGCCATGCATGGTAAAATGATGTGGAGGGCTTCGGATACGTCCGAAATGTTCTTTGATGACTGCAGCATTCCAAAAGAAAATATTCTGGGAGTGCGTGGCATGGGCTCTAAAGTCATGTTGAAAACCTTGGATTCAGGAAGACTATCTATTGCCGCGATGGGACTTGGATGTGCTCAGGGTGCTTACGAATTGGCTCTTGCTTATGCAAAAGAGAGAAAGCAATTTGGGAAAACACTGTCGAAATTTCAAGCCATTTCGTTTAAATTAGCCGATATGGCTCTGAAAATTGAATTGGCAAGGAATTTACTATACAAAGCATGTTGGTTGAAAGATATTGGCGAAGAATACGGAAAAGAAGCTGCTATGGCTAAATTGTATTGTTCCGAAATAGCAAAGGAAGTTGCCGATGAAGCTGTTCAGATTCATGGAGGATATGGTCTAATGAAAGAATATCCGGTGGAACGATTTTATCGTGATCAAAGATTGTTGCAAATTGGAGAAGGAACATCTGAAATTCAAAGAATGGTTATCTCAAGATATATTGGATGCTAA
- a CDS encoding heavy-metal-associated domain-containing protein yields MKNLLQILKRTIVALSILLISSTVFAGNQEEKKVDTVIFKVEMDCTGCVSKIEKNIPFEKGVKDLKVDFKKQQVSITFKTKVNSKENLKKALEKLKFKVEELKG; encoded by the coding sequence ATGAAAAACCTATTACAGATTTTAAAAAGAACGATTGTAGCTCTTAGTATCCTATTAATTTCCTCTACAGTTTTTGCAGGCAACCAAGAAGAGAAGAAAGTTGACACCGTTATATTCAAAGTAGAAATGGATTGTACGGGATGCGTCAGCAAAATTGAAAAAAATATTCCTTTCGAAAAAGGCGTTAAAGATTTGAAAGTTGATTTCAAAAAGCAGCAGGTAAGCATTACTTTCAAAACTAAAGTAAACAGCAAAGAAAATTTAAAAAAGGCTCTTGAAAAATTAAAATTTAAAGTAGAAGAACTAAAGGGATAA
- a CDS encoding cytochrome c3 family protein, translating to MNLSSFKHLFLIVGFLCIVSFGFGQETNKENQSESNKNQKCLKCHGNHTFKYMNENFGIEIKEKMYGDRLIDTIAYSQSNHGMFKCTDCHSPEYEAFPHAGNLRMELMYACIDCHGGDPEYQEFHFEEIEEAFYKSMHYNKAPDAFNCWSCHNPHSYKTQASKGGKISETVTYDNNICLKCHADVSQFELLTERENINILKTHDWLPNQELHFKNVRCIECHTQLNDSLLISHAVMPKENAIRECTKCHSENSRLMASLYKYKSMESRKSNGFVNAVIINESYVIGANRNKYLNILSVIIFGLVLTGIFIHALFRIFKRK from the coding sequence ATGAACCTGAGCAGTTTTAAACATCTATTTCTGATTGTTGGTTTCCTTTGTATTGTTTCTTTTGGTTTCGGGCAGGAAACAAATAAAGAAAATCAGTCTGAGAGCAACAAAAACCAAAAATGCCTTAAATGCCATGGAAATCATACATTCAAATACATGAATGAGAATTTTGGCATTGAGATAAAAGAAAAAATGTATGGCGATAGACTAATTGATACCATTGCATATAGCCAATCGAACCATGGAATGTTCAAATGCACAGATTGTCACTCTCCGGAATACGAAGCATTTCCGCATGCTGGTAATTTACGCATGGAACTTATGTATGCATGTATTGATTGCCACGGGGGGGATCCTGAGTACCAAGAATTTCATTTTGAGGAGATTGAGGAAGCCTTTTACAAAAGTATGCACTATAATAAAGCACCAGATGCTTTTAATTGCTGGAGTTGTCACAATCCTCATTCTTATAAAACCCAGGCAAGTAAAGGGGGTAAAATTTCTGAAACCGTTACTTACGACAATAATATTTGTTTAAAATGCCACGCAGATGTAAGTCAATTTGAATTGCTTACAGAAAGAGAAAACATTAACATTTTAAAAACTCACGATTGGCTACCCAATCAAGAGCTTCATTTTAAAAATGTTAGATGTATAGAGTGCCATACGCAACTAAATGACAGCCTACTTATAAGTCATGCGGTTATGCCAAAAGAGAATGCTATTCGGGAATGTACTAAATGTCATTCCGAAAACTCACGCTTAATGGCTAGTCTTTACAAGTATAAGAGTATGGAATCGCGTAAAAGCAATGGTTTTGTTAATGCAGTAATTATTAATGAATCGTATGTAATAGGTGCGAACCGTAATAAATATTTGAATATATTAAGTGTAATAATTTTCGGATTAGTTCTTACGGGAATTTTCATCCACGCACTTTTCAGAATCTTTAAACGTAAATAG
- a CDS encoding c-type cytochrome, which yields MKSIKVFIVIAIAVVGFAFTAQQKKAEAWDVPAEYKSMENPLANDEASVNSGKMVYMKHCRSCHGNAGLGDGPKAARLNTFPGDFSGAEFQAQTDGEIMYKSIFGRDDMPNYESKIPSKKDRWAVVNYMRTFKK from the coding sequence ATGAAGAGTATAAAAGTATTTATTGTTATTGCAATTGCAGTTGTTGGATTTGCATTTACAGCACAACAAAAAAAGGCTGAAGCATGGGACGTTCCAGCAGAATATAAAAGTATGGAAAATCCATTGGCTAACGATGAAGCTAGTGTAAATAGCGGAAAAATGGTTTACATGAAGCATTGTCGTTCATGTCATGGTAATGCAGGATTAGGAGACGGCCCAAAGGCTGCTCGTCTAAATACATTCCCTGGTGATTTTTCAGGTGCTGAATTTCAAGCTCAAACTGATGGCGAGATCATGTACAAATCTATCTTTGGCAGAGATGACATGCCTAACTACGAGTCTAAAATTCCTAGTAAAAAAGATAGATGGGCTGTTGTAAACTACATGCGTACATTTAAAAAATAA
- a CDS encoding cytochrome b/b6 domain-containing protein produces the protein MASEKLYLYPIWIRIWHWLNAVLFITLLITGVSMQYSNPENPLLVSFELSVELHNLCGILISLNYLLFIFGNAFTSNGRQYKMKTEGLMTRIFNQSIYYLFGMFKKQDAPYPISAENKFNPMQRFIYSTAMYVGFPLIIASGMAMLLPEMIIPQIFGLSGLLLTAMLHVVIGFVLSLFLFIHLYVCTIGSSISSNFKSMITGWH, from the coding sequence ATGGCAAGCGAAAAACTTTATTTATATCCTATTTGGATTCGTATATGGCACTGGTTAAATGCGGTACTCTTCATTACACTTTTGATTACCGGTGTTAGTATGCAGTATTCAAATCCTGAGAATCCTCTTTTAGTATCATTCGAACTATCAGTTGAGCTTCACAATCTTTGTGGAATACTCATTAGTTTAAATTACCTCCTTTTCATTTTTGGTAATGCTTTCACATCAAATGGAAGACAATACAAAATGAAAACCGAAGGTTTAATGACTCGAATATTCAACCAATCGATATACTATCTTTTCGGAATGTTCAAGAAACAGGATGCGCCCTATCCTATTTCTGCAGAAAATAAGTTTAATCCTATGCAGCGTTTTATATACTCAACTGCAATGTATGTTGGATTTCCATTAATAATTGCAAGTGGTATGGCAATGTTATTACCTGAAATGATTATTCCTCAAATATTTGGATTGAGTGGATTATTACTAACGGCAATGTTGCATGTCGTTATTGGTTTTGTTTTATCTCTTTTCTTGTTCATTCATTTGTATGTTTGTACAATAGGAAGTTCAATTAGCAGTAATTTTAAAAGCATGATAACAGGTTGGCACTAG
- a CDS encoding DUF4332 domain-containing protein → MTQKISEIEGIGPTFSAKLEKAGIKTVSGLLEKGCTKAGRKTIASESGIDEGKVLDFVNMADLFRIKGIGSQFAELLKVSGVDTVKELRNRNAENLHAKLLEVHAEKKVTRVVPGESQIEEFIEQAKNLPPMVTY, encoded by the coding sequence ATGACACAAAAAATTTCAGAGATTGAAGGTATTGGACCAACTTTCTCGGCAAAATTAGAAAAAGCAGGTATTAAAACTGTTAGTGGATTATTGGAAAAAGGATGTACTAAAGCTGGTAGAAAAACCATAGCATCGGAAAGTGGTATTGATGAAGGCAAAGTACTTGATTTTGTAAATATGGCTGACCTATTTCGAATTAAAGGAATTGGAAGTCAGTTTGCAGAATTACTAAAAGTATCGGGTGTTGATACAGTAAAAGAATTACGTAACCGAAATGCTGAAAATTTACATGCTAAGCTTCTCGAAGTTCATGCAGAGAAGAAGGTTACCCGAGTTGTTCCTGGAGAAAGTCAGATAGAGGAATTTATTGAGCAAGCTAAGAATTTACCACCAATGGTAACGTATTAA
- a CDS encoding DUF5777 family beta-barrel protein codes for MLRSKYTIQKFMKMTFSFSLFLVITLIASQNCLAQEDEFANDPVSGTFESGLLGETQTTEMPFAGEFEMHIQHRFGLIENGLEDVFGVYASANIRMGLNYGVTEKIMLGYGYTKEFKLQEFQGKYKVLTQTESNSIPVSVALYGNLSINSQDEIVFGNDYTFSDRLGYFSQLIVAHKFNDNISLQLAPSFTHFNKTDTLVEHDKIAINLSGRAKVTRSMAVFFEYDQPLNIDDMREFTNSDQTDPEANLTFGMEIGTSTHVFQVFMSNYEGITPQRNSLYNKNKIGDGDFLVGFNIMVRF; via the coding sequence ATGCTAAGATCTAAATATACAATACAGAAATTTATGAAAATGACATTTTCATTTTCTTTATTTCTTGTTATCACCTTGATTGCATCACAAAATTGCCTTGCTCAAGAAGATGAATTTGCAAATGATCCTGTTTCGGGAACTTTTGAATCCGGTCTACTTGGAGAGACACAAACTACTGAAATGCCATTCGCCGGTGAATTTGAAATGCATATTCAGCACCGTTTTGGATTAATTGAAAATGGACTGGAAGATGTTTTTGGTGTTTATGCATCCGCAAACATTCGTATGGGGTTAAATTATGGTGTTACCGAAAAAATCATGTTGGGATACGGTTATACTAAAGAATTCAAATTGCAGGAATTCCAAGGTAAGTATAAAGTATTAACTCAAACTGAATCGAATTCGATTCCTGTTTCTGTTGCTTTATATGGTAACTTATCAATTAATTCGCAAGACGAAATTGTTTTTGGTAATGACTATACATTCTCCGACAGACTTGGGTATTTCTCTCAATTAATAGTAGCTCATAAATTTAATGATAACATTTCATTACAATTAGCTCCTAGTTTCACCCATTTTAATAAAACAGATACCTTAGTTGAACATGATAAGATAGCAATTAACTTATCAGGTAGAGCTAAAGTTACGCGTTCAATGGCTGTGTTTTTCGAATACGATCAGCCTTTAAATATTGATGACATGAGAGAATTTACCAATTCGGATCAAACAGATCCTGAAGCCAACCTAACTTTTGGTATGGAAATTGGTACTAGTACTCACGTATTCCAGGTGTTTATGTCGAACTATGAAGGAATTACTCCACAAAGGAATAGTTTGTATAATAAAAATAAAATTGGAGACGGGGATTTTCTTGTAGGTTTTAATATTATGGTAAGATTCTAG
- the buk gene encoding butyrate kinase → MSRELILALNPRMQFTRIAVYRMNSPVFLKKINHKPEELTDFKCFCDQTKYRAKIIMDELKANDIYLEEIKIIIGRGGLLKPVKSGVYRVNEAMVKDLSNCEFGNDVVNLSGLLAYAISEQIDGADAFVADPVVVDELEDIARITGRPEFKKRSIFHALDQKTSARRYAQSVFKKYEDLNLIIAHLGGGISIGAHKKGRVVDSNQAYDGDGPFSPIRSGSLPMGEMIQMCFSGKYSQEELLKMQTGEGGLYAYFNTYSGFDVCKMRDAGDSKAKEVLSAMAYQVAKSIGSMYPVFGEEAVDAIIITGGMAKDETFVREIRMRVEKIASVTIYPGAEVLSALSDYGRMILRNETEILDY, encoded by the coding sequence ATGAGTAGAGAACTGATACTTGCCTTAAATCCGCGAATGCAATTTACACGAATAGCTGTTTATCGGATGAACTCTCCGGTTTTTTTGAAGAAAATTAACCACAAACCTGAAGAGCTTACTGATTTTAAATGCTTTTGCGATCAAACGAAATATCGTGCAAAAATCATTATGGATGAGTTAAAGGCTAATGATATATATCTTGAGGAAATAAAAATTATAATTGGCCGGGGTGGACTTCTTAAACCAGTTAAATCAGGAGTCTATAGAGTTAATGAGGCCATGGTTAAGGATCTCTCGAATTGTGAGTTTGGCAATGATGTTGTTAATTTAAGTGGATTGCTTGCCTACGCAATTTCGGAGCAAATTGATGGGGCAGATGCTTTTGTTGCTGATCCTGTTGTGGTTGATGAATTGGAGGACATAGCGAGAATTACAGGGAGGCCTGAGTTTAAAAAGCGCTCCATTTTTCATGCATTGGATCAAAAAACAAGTGCAAGAAGATATGCTCAATCTGTCTTTAAAAAGTACGAAGATTTGAATTTGATTATTGCTCATTTGGGTGGAGGAATTAGTATCGGAGCTCATAAAAAGGGGAGAGTCGTTGATTCAAATCAGGCATATGATGGAGATGGTCCCTTTTCTCCTATTCGAAGTGGTAGTTTGCCCATGGGCGAAATGATTCAAATGTGTTTCTCGGGTAAATATTCACAAGAGGAATTGCTGAAAATGCAAACTGGTGAAGGTGGATTGTATGCCTATTTCAATACGTATAGCGGATTTGATGTTTGTAAAATGAGGGATGCTGGTGATTCTAAAGCCAAAGAGGTCTTGTCGGCAATGGCTTATCAGGTAGCCAAATCAATAGGTTCTATGTATCCTGTATTTGGGGAGGAAGCTGTTGATGCAATAATTATAACCGGAGGAATGGCCAAAGATGAAACCTTTGTTCGGGAAATTAGAATGAGAGTAGAAAAAATTGCATCTGTTACTATTTATCCTGGAGCTGAAGTGCTAAGTGCACTAAGTGATTATGGCAGAATGATTTTGCGGAATGAGACTGAAATATTAGATTATTAG
- a CDS encoding TonB-dependent receptor produces the protein MKIRIITIILFLLPIISFAEDIKGKIIEKPSSGEIIPLAGASIFWKNTTIGTAANTNGDFILNSSNKSDILVVRFVGYETKEITIKQTNNADLVVELVPNISLNEVIISKRKLGTVLDRDNPIQSQNITGAELCKAACCNLSESFETNASVDVSYADAATGAKSIKLLGLTGKYIEMMTEKNPNFKGLASVYGMAYVPGPWMESIQVSKGVGSVINGYESITGQINIEYQKPQQSPKFYINTYANNMGMAEVNAITSVKFSPKLSTSILAHVQDNDREIDKNKDNFLDDPMVTQYNFVNRWNWDVSENFKTQFGVKFIDEQRIGGQKGYKTNQPNDINNKYRINIDTRRYEAFAKIGYLFPNDDDKSLALITNFSSHKQNSFYGLRTYDADQKYFYANLLFQSYIGNLKHKYTTGLSYVYDDFKDYLSGDNLGTNRTEKVAGAYMEYTWLPNDKITLQTGLRYDDHNIFGGFVTPRVHFRYQFAPKTTIRLAGGSGRRTSNPIAENSFLLASNRSFEISDNLKQEKAWNFGLSLTQYFNLFGKRFTASADFYRTIFDNQVIVDLDNSVNSVKFYNLDGRSWANNYQVELKFEPVERFDVTTAIRFSDVKADINNEFRKVPYVNRYKGLINLSYATNFNKWQFDFTTQFNGDVRIPSTQENTDNFQRREKSPAYALLNAQITKRFRIWEIYFGAENLGNYTQKNPIIEAENPFGEQFDASMIWGPIQERKIYLGVRLTIE, from the coding sequence ATGAAAATTAGAATTATTACAATAATCCTTTTTCTACTTCCAATTATCTCTTTTGCAGAAGATATTAAAGGGAAAATTATTGAAAAACCTTCTTCGGGGGAAATCATTCCACTTGCAGGAGCTTCAATATTTTGGAAAAACACAACAATTGGAACAGCCGCAAATACCAATGGCGATTTCATCTTAAATTCAAGTAATAAATCTGATATTTTGGTTGTGCGATTTGTTGGTTATGAAACAAAAGAAATAACCATTAAACAAACCAATAATGCGGACTTAGTGGTTGAACTTGTTCCAAATATTTCTTTAAACGAAGTTATTATATCGAAGCGTAAATTGGGTACCGTTTTAGATCGGGATAACCCAATACAATCGCAAAACATTACGGGTGCGGAACTTTGTAAAGCGGCCTGCTGCAACCTTTCCGAAAGTTTCGAGACCAATGCTTCAGTAGATGTATCTTATGCTGATGCCGCAACAGGTGCCAAATCCATTAAACTTCTTGGTCTAACAGGTAAATACATCGAAATGATGACCGAAAAGAATCCAAATTTCAAGGGATTAGCATCTGTTTATGGCATGGCTTACGTACCAGGTCCTTGGATGGAATCCATACAGGTTTCTAAAGGCGTAGGATCCGTTATAAATGGATATGAATCAATTACAGGCCAAATTAATATTGAGTATCAGAAACCTCAACAATCGCCAAAATTCTATATAAACACTTATGCAAATAACATGGGAATGGCTGAGGTTAATGCAATTACTTCCGTGAAGTTTTCACCAAAATTATCAACTTCTATCCTAGCCCATGTTCAAGATAACGATCGAGAAATAGATAAAAACAAGGATAACTTTTTAGATGACCCGATGGTGACACAATACAATTTTGTGAACCGTTGGAATTGGGATGTCAGTGAAAATTTCAAAACCCAATTTGGTGTTAAATTCATTGATGAACAACGAATTGGTGGTCAAAAAGGCTATAAAACAAATCAACCAAATGATATCAACAACAAATACCGTATCAATATTGATACACGCAGATATGAAGCATTTGCAAAAATTGGTTACTTATTTCCTAATGATGACGATAAAAGCCTTGCATTAATCACGAACTTTTCCTCTCACAAGCAAAATTCTTTTTATGGCCTAAGAACTTACGATGCGGATCAAAAATATTTCTACGCCAATTTGTTGTTCCAATCATATATCGGAAATTTAAAACACAAATACACTACTGGTTTATCGTATGTATACGATGACTTTAAAGATTATTTATCAGGAGATAATTTAGGAACCAACCGCACCGAGAAAGTTGCAGGTGCGTATATGGAATATACATGGCTTCCCAATGATAAAATTACCTTACAAACAGGTTTGCGATACGATGATCACAATATCTTTGGTGGTTTTGTAACTCCGCGTGTACATTTCAGATATCAATTTGCGCCAAAAACGACAATTCGATTAGCTGGTGGTAGTGGCCGTAGAACCTCTAACCCTATTGCTGAAAACAGCTTTTTACTAGCTTCAAATAGATCATTTGAAATTTCGGACAATTTAAAACAGGAAAAAGCATGGAACTTTGGGTTGAGCTTAACTCAGTATTTCAATCTATTTGGAAAAAGATTCACTGCTTCCGCTGATTTTTATAGAACAATATTTGACAATCAGGTAATCGTTGATCTGGATAACAGCGTGAATTCAGTGAAGTTTTACAACTTGGATGGAAGATCATGGGCAAACAACTATCAAGTAGAATTAAAATTTGAGCCAGTAGAACGTTTTGATGTAACCACTGCCATTCGCTTTTCGGATGTTAAGGCAGATATCAATAATGAATTCAGAAAAGTTCCATACGTGAATCGTTACAAAGGTTTGATCAATTTATCGTACGCAACCAATTTTAATAAATGGCAATTTGATTTCACAACTCAGTTTAATGGTGATGTGAGAATTCCATCTACTCAAGAAAATACGGATAATTTTCAAAGAAGAGAAAAATCTCCAGCTTATGCATTACTAAACGCACAAATCACAAAACGATTCCGTATTTGGGAAATATATTTTGGAGCTGAAAATTTGGGCAATTACACTCAAAAGAACCCAATTATCGAAGCTGAAAACCCTTTTGGAGAACAGTTTGATGCCTCAATGATTTGGGGACCAATACAAGAAAGAAAAATTTATTTAGGTGTTCGCCTAACCATTGAATAA
- a CDS encoding helicase HerA-like domain-containing protein, which produces MDVLNPSEINAIVRKSKLADKYNKEIDRESAHEILMERIEQMLEKEQEDKEETSRPKATPRTKRRVKNQFEQIMSSSIGTTIVRELTRGILGVFGISTSTRRSSSRTKTKAKSKI; this is translated from the coding sequence ATGGATGTTTTAAATCCTTCTGAAATAAATGCCATAGTTAGAAAATCGAAATTAGCCGATAAATACAACAAGGAAATAGATAGGGAAAGCGCCCACGAAATATTGATGGAACGAATTGAACAAATGCTGGAAAAAGAACAAGAAGATAAAGAAGAAACAAGCAGACCTAAGGCGACTCCAAGAACCAAGAGAAGAGTGAAAAATCAGTTTGAACAAATCATGAGCAGCTCTATTGGCACAACCATTGTTCGTGAATTAACCAGAGGAATTTTAGGTGTTTTTGGTATTTCGACCAGCACAAGAAGAAGTTCTAGTAGAACCAAGACTAAGGCAAAAAGTAAAATTTAG
- a CDS encoding cytochrome c family protein has protein sequence MQKNNLVSLLLVFLTSLCFVSCEYDTVEVDKVVIPPDQEISFSADIAPIFTSNCVSCHDGGTDPDLQADKAFDALTNGGYINVDVPASSSLYEKLNEGSHNTRASAAEKQLILEWITRGANNN, from the coding sequence ATGCAAAAGAATAACTTAGTAAGTCTTTTACTAGTTTTCCTGACAAGTCTATGTTTTGTTTCGTGCGAATACGATACCGTTGAAGTAGATAAAGTCGTGATTCCACCTGATCAGGAAATCTCCTTTAGCGCGGATATCGCACCCATATTTACTTCCAATTGCGTTAGCTGTCATGATGGAGGAACTGATCCAGATCTGCAAGCCGATAAAGCTTTTGATGCATTGACAAACGGTGGTTATATAAATGTTGACGTTCCAGCAAGTAGTAGTTTGTATGAAAAACTAAATGAAGGATCTCATAACACCAGAGCTTCAGCAGCTGAAAAACAATTGATACTAGAGTGGATAACCAGAGGTGCTAACAACAATTAA
- a CDS encoding helicase HerA-like domain-containing protein, translating into MTKETTLLIGGVVVDNTPIDGQKVTISAKSLNRHGLISGATGTGKTKSLQVLIEELSGIGVPSLVMDIKGDISGLGAEGSTNQIIEKRAHHIQMDWIGKRFPIEFMSISDEPGVSLKSTISEFGPVILSKILSLNDTQTSLLSILFLFCDDKKLPLLDLDDLKTVLRYAAGEGKTEIQKMYGLVPINSAHAIMRRLTQLEQQGGNRIFGEPSFDVDDLCRTDENGLGMINIIRLTDVQSKPALFSAFMMALLAEVFEVFPEKGDVDKPELMIFIDEAHLLFKNASRELLDQLDTIIKLIRSKGIGLVFITQTPDDIPENILSQLGFKIQHALRAFTARDRKAIKLLSQNFPESDAYDVESLITELGIGEALISSLDRKGKYTTGSFTNATSLLPYGCFKSF; encoded by the coding sequence ATGACAAAAGAAACTACATTATTAATTGGAGGTGTTGTGGTAGATAACACTCCAATTGATGGTCAAAAAGTGACAATATCGGCTAAATCACTAAACCGACATGGATTAATCTCAGGAGCTACCGGAACTGGAAAAACTAAATCTTTACAAGTATTGATTGAGGAACTATCCGGTATAGGTGTACCCTCTTTAGTCATGGATATTAAAGGTGATATTAGTGGTTTGGGTGCAGAAGGCAGTACAAACCAAATTATTGAAAAACGCGCACATCATATTCAAATGGATTGGATTGGAAAACGTTTCCCTATCGAATTCATGAGTATATCCGACGAACCTGGCGTTTCACTTAAAAGCACCATTTCTGAGTTTGGTCCTGTGATCTTAAGCAAGATACTATCTCTTAATGATACACAAACTTCGCTCCTGTCTATTCTGTTTCTGTTTTGCGATGACAAGAAACTCCCCTTACTCGATTTGGACGACTTAAAAACAGTTCTTCGATATGCCGCTGGAGAAGGAAAAACTGAAATACAGAAAATGTACGGATTAGTACCTATCAATTCCGCACACGCTATCATGCGAAGATTAACACAATTGGAACAACAAGGTGGAAATCGAATTTTTGGAGAACCTTCATTCGATGTTGATGATTTATGCAGAACGGATGAAAATGGATTGGGCATGATAAATATTATCCGTTTAACGGATGTTCAATCAAAACCTGCCTTATTCTCAGCCTTTATGATGGCTTTACTTGCTGAGGTATTTGAAGTATTTCCTGAAAAGGGAGATGTAGATAAACCAGAATTAATGATTTTTATTGATGAAGCACATTTACTATTCAAAAATGCCTCCAGAGAACTTCTGGATCAATTGGATACAATTATAAAACTGATTCGCTCGAAGGGAATTGGACTTGTTTTTATCACACAAACACCTGATGATATTCCGGAAAATATTCTTAGCCAACTTGGTTTTAAAATTCAACATGCATTAAGGGCATTTACTGCCAGAGATCGAAAAGCAATTAAGCTCCTTTCCCAAAATTTCCCTGAAAGTGATGCATACGATGTTGAAAGTCTAATCACAGAGCTGGGTATTGGAGAAGCATTGATTTCCTCACTTGATCGCAAAGGAAAGTACACCACTGGTTCATTCACTAATGCGACCTCCTTACTCCCGTATGGATGTTTTAAATCCTTCTGA